In Burkholderia sp. GAS332, one DNA window encodes the following:
- a CDS encoding Tetratricopeptide repeat-containing protein, which produces MSIDRLFSQASSHHQAGQLDLAESHYREVIGLDPDHWDARFGLAQVLIRQDRFDEAIGWLMHLLNGPGDQVAVYRQLGLAEACAGRRQRALDYFERALEHDPNDPAILHIVANFQQALGLDAKADANYRRALKLKPLITVPAVVAPPDFRVLFVFGPNAGNTPIEYLIEQARFESNVITLLLDMDYDVKRLRIYADVVVNLISDVDRGQAFFGPAQAFIDRVGSPVINPPQAIAGTNRESVARRLAEVPGCSVPQTRLYPAAEMRELLSSALPSTLSFPLLVRPAGTHGGDDFERMEDHAQLLIFLNRHDAGSYYLTPFVDYRSNDGYFRKYRFVCVGDEILPYHLAIDDKWKVHHVTTSMVSHAWMQAEEQAFLEDPWRVFGVAQRAALQSIRDAMGLDYFGIDCALDRDGAVVVFEANASMLVHGNNRQFPYKKEAVERIRQSFHTLLKRRALEAR; this is translated from the coding sequence ATGTCCATCGATCGTCTTTTTTCCCAGGCGTCCTCGCATCATCAAGCGGGACAGCTTGACCTCGCCGAAAGCCATTACCGTGAAGTGATCGGGTTGGATCCGGACCACTGGGATGCTCGCTTTGGTCTCGCACAGGTATTGATCCGGCAAGATCGGTTCGACGAAGCAATCGGTTGGCTCATGCACCTGCTGAACGGCCCCGGCGACCAGGTTGCGGTGTATCGACAGCTTGGCCTCGCCGAGGCGTGCGCGGGCCGGCGGCAACGCGCGCTTGATTACTTCGAGCGTGCCCTTGAACACGATCCCAACGATCCCGCGATCCTGCACATCGTGGCGAATTTTCAGCAGGCGTTAGGGCTCGACGCCAAGGCGGACGCAAACTATCGCCGTGCGCTGAAATTGAAGCCGCTCATCACGGTCCCAGCCGTCGTCGCACCACCGGATTTCCGTGTGCTGTTTGTGTTCGGACCCAACGCGGGCAATACGCCAATTGAGTATCTGATCGAGCAGGCGCGCTTCGAAAGCAATGTCATCACACTGCTGCTGGATATGGACTACGACGTCAAGCGGCTGCGCATCTATGCGGACGTGGTCGTCAATCTGATTTCCGACGTCGATCGGGGGCAGGCTTTCTTCGGACCCGCGCAAGCGTTTATAGACCGTGTCGGCAGTCCCGTCATCAATCCTCCGCAAGCCATTGCAGGGACGAATCGAGAGTCGGTTGCGCGGCGCCTCGCGGAAGTGCCGGGCTGCAGCGTTCCGCAAACGCGTCTCTATCCGGCAGCCGAAATGCGTGAATTACTGTCGAGCGCCTTGCCGTCCACGTTATCGTTTCCGCTTCTGGTGAGGCCGGCAGGCACGCATGGCGGCGACGACTTCGAGAGGATGGAGGACCACGCGCAACTGCTGATCTTCCTGAACCGGCACGATGCAGGCAGCTACTACCTCACGCCGTTTGTCGACTACCGGTCCAACGACGGCTATTTCCGCAAGTACCGCTTCGTCTGTGTCGGCGACGAGATCCTGCCGTACCACCTCGCCATCGACGACAAATGGAAGGTCCACCATGTCACGACCAGTATGGTTAGCCATGCGTGGATGCAGGCCGAAGAGCAGGCATTCCTCGAAGATCCGTGGCGCGTCTTCGGCGTAGCGCAGCGCGCGGCGTTGCAGTCGATTCGTGACGCGATGGGATTGGACTATTTCGGCATCGACTGTGCGCTTGACCGTGATGGCGCGGTCGTCGTATTCGAAGCCAATGCGAGCATGCTTGTGCATGGGAATAACCGTCAGTTCCCGTACAAGAAGGAAGCGGTGGAGCGCATCAGGCAGTCGTTTCACACCCTGCTTAAACGACGCGCCCTGGAGGCACGGTGA